In a single window of the Poecile atricapillus isolate bPoeAtr1 chromosome 27, bPoeAtr1.hap1, whole genome shotgun sequence genome:
- the WNT3 gene encoding proto-oncogene Wnt-3, which translates to MDYHLLGLILSFLFNGTKVLAGYPIWWSLALGQQYSSLGSQPILCGSIPGLVPKQLRFCRNYIEIMPSVAEGVKLGIQECQHQFRGRRWNCTTIDDSLAIFGPVLDKATRESAFVHAIASAGVAFAVTRSCAEGTSTICGCDSHHKGPPGDGWKWGGCSEDADFGVLVSREFADARENRPDARSAMNRHNNEAGRTTILDHMHLKCKCHGLSGSCEVKTCWWAQPDFRAIGDYLKDKYDSASEMVVEKHRESRGWVETLRAKYALFKPPTERDLVYYENSPNFCEPNPETGSFGTRDRTCNVTSHGIDGCDLLCCGRGHNTRTEKRKEKCHCIFHWCCYVSCQECTRVYDVHTCK; encoded by the exons gTCCCTGGCCCTGGGCCAGCAGTACAGCTCCCTGGGGTCCCAGCCCATCCTCTGCGGCTCCATCCCCGGCCTCGTCCCGAAGCAGCTCCGCTTCTGCCGCAACTACATCGAGATCATGCCCAGCGTGGCCGAGGGGGTGAAGTTGGGCATCCAGGAGTGCCAGCACCAGTTCCGGGGCCGCCGCTGGAACTGCACCACCATCGATGACAGCCTGGCCATCTTCGGGCCCGTCCTGGACAAAG CCACACGAGAATCCGCCTTCGTCCACGCCATCGCCTCGGCCGGGGTGGCCTTCGCTGTCACCCGCTCCTGCGCCGAGGGCACCTCCACCATCTGTGGCTGTGACTCCCACCACAAGGGACCCCCGGGGGATGGCTGGAAATGGGGAGGGTGCAGCGAGGACGCCGACTTCGGCGTGCTGGTGTCCCGGGAATTCGCAGACGCGCGGGAGAACCGGCCGGACGCGCGCTCGGCCATGAACAGGCACAACAACGAGGCCGGCCGGACG ACCATCCTGGATCACATGCACCTCAAGTGCAAGTGCCACGGGCTCTCGGGGAGCTGCGAGGTCAAGACCTGCTGGTGGGCCCAGCCCGATTTCCGGGCCATCGGGGATTACCTGAAGGATAAATACGACAGCGCCTCGGAGATGGTGGTGGAAAAGCACCGCGAGTCCCGGGGCTGGGTAGAAACTCTCAGGGCCAAGTACGCGCTTTTCAAGCCGCCGACGGAGCGGGACCTGGTCTACTACGAGAACTCCCCCAATTTCTGTGAGCCCAACCCGGAGACAGGCTCCTTCGGGACGAGGGACAGAACGTGCAACGTCACCTCCCACGGCATCGACGGCTGCGACCTCCTGTGCTGCGGGAGGGGCCACAACACCCGGACTGAGAAACGCAAGGAGAAATGTCACTGCATCTTCCACTGGTGCTGCTACGTGAGCTGCCAGGAGTGCACGCGGGTCTACGACGTCCACACCTGCAAGTAA